A single Cryptococcus deuterogattii R265 chromosome 2, complete sequence DNA region contains:
- a CDS encoding ubiquitin-conjugating enzyme E2 D/E, producing MSSTSVRRIQKELAVLMSTPPANITVVPDETNLQMWKVRITGPPGTPYAKGTFAVSVEFTKDYPFKPPVIKFETRTYHPNIDSDGNICIGLLKTEQWKPATKMDYVLREIYNLLAEPNPDDPLVTSIAEQYRTDRKTFDKRAAEYVAKYAS from the exons ATGTCTTCCACTTCTGTCCGACGAATCCAAAAG GAGCTTGCTGTGCTTATGTCGACCCCTCCTGCCAATATTACTGTCGTTCCAGACGAAACCAATCTTCAGATGTGGAAAGTACGGATTACTGGTCCC CCCGGAACACCTTATGCAAAGGGTACATTTGCAGTTTCTGTGGAATTTACGAAAGATTATCCTTTCAAACCGCCTGTG ATCAAGTTTGAGACTAGAACATATCATCCCAACATAGATAGCGATGGCAA CATCTGCATCGGTCTTCTCAAGACGGAACAATGGAAACCGGCTACGAAAATGGATTACG TTCTGAGAGAAATCTACAACCTTCTCGCAGAACCAAACCCAGACGACCCGCTTGTAACCTCCATA GCAGAACAGTACCGGACAGATCGGAAGACATTTGACAAGCGGGCAGCCGAATACGTGGCCAAGTACGCCTCGTAG
- a CDS encoding 30S small subunit ribosomal protein S6e, producing MKVNFSNPATGAQKLIDFEDERKTRVFMEKRMGQEVAIDSLGEEFAGYVVRITGGNDKQGFPMKQGVLLQHRTRLLLSDGHSCYRARRDGERKRKSVRGCIVGSDIGVLAVAIVKQGANELPGLTDVVLPKRLGPKRATKIRKFFNLSKEDDVTKFVVRREVTKKNGKTTTKAPKIQRLVTPLRLQRKRHLRSLKKRRTEAQKETVAEYNAAVAKHAEERKVHNAAVKAAKKARRSA from the exons ATGAAGGTCAACTTTTCCAACCCCGCCACCGGCGCCCAGAAGCTCATCgactttgaggatgagcgAAAGAC CCGAGTCTtcatggagaagaggatgggccAGGAGGTCGCTATTGACTCTCTCGGAGAGGAGTTCGCCGGCTACGTCGTCCGTATCACTGGTGGTAACGACAAGCAGGGTTTCCCCATGAAGCAGG GtgtccttctccagcaCCGAACCAGGCTCCTCCTTTCCGACGGCCACTCTTGTTACCGAGCCCGTCGTGACggtgagaggaagaggaagtctGTCCGTGGCTGCATCGTCGGCAGTGACATTGGTGTCCTCGCCGTCGCCATTGTCAAGCAGGGTGCCAATGAGCTTCCCGGTCTTACCGATGTCGTTCTCCCCAAGCGACTTGGTCCTAAGCGTGCCACCAAGATCCGCAAGTTCTTCAACTTGTccaaggaggatgacgtTACCAAGTTTGTCGTCCGACGAGAGGTTACCAAGAAGAACGGCAAGACCACCACTAAGGCCCCCAAGATCCAG CGTCTTGTCACCCCCTTGCGTCTCCAGAGGAAGCGACACCTCCGATccctcaagaagaggaggactGAGGCTCAGAAGGAGACCGTTGCCGAGTACAACGCTGCTGTTGCCAAGCACGccgaggagaggaaggttCACAACGCCGCCGTCAAGGCCGCCAAGAAGGCCCGCAG GTCCGCCTAA
- a CDS encoding 40S ribosomal protein produces the protein MGRMHSKGKGMSASALPYRRSQPSWSKATPEEVCDQIFKLARRGLSPSQIGVILRDSQGIPQVKSVTGNKILRILKTNGLAPSIPEDLYHLIKKAVSVRKHLERNRGDKDAKFRMILIESRIHRLARYYIKTQQVPATFKYEAATASTLVA, from the exons ATGGGTCG TATGCACtccaagggcaagggcatGTCTGCCTCCGCTCTCCCCTACCGACGctctcagccttcttggtCCAAGGCCACCCCCGAGGAGGTCTGTGACCAGATCTTCAAGCTCGCCCGACGGggtctttctccttcccagATCGGCGTTATCCTCCGTGACTCCCAGGGTATTCCCCAAGTCAAGAGCGTTACCGGCAACAAGATTTTGAGGATTTTGAAGACCAACG GTCTTGCCCCTTCTATCCCCGAGGACCTCTACCACCTCATCAAGAAGGCCGTCTCTGTCCGAAAGCACCTCGAGCGAAACAGGGGTGACAAGGATGCCAAGTT CCGAATGATTCTCATTGAGTCTCGAATCCACCGTCTCGCCCGATACTACATCAAGACCCAGCAGGTCCCCGCTACTTTCAAGTACGAGGCCGCTACTGCTTCTACCCTTGTCGCTTAA
- a CDS encoding glycerol kinase (genome sequence mistake), producing the protein MEKKLDEEGLEIDDDEADEINQNSDIVPDEVNMGTGTQEAAFGEKGDVVDGDASITGKIGKAMEGLGLSGRGKDGKAKKRRKGKEGLVDVTGIPLSTYFSAIKLRWMLDHQKAVRIAHEADDLMFGTVDTWLVYNLTGARNGGLHIMDVTNASRTLLISLKTLQWHPPLLRFFGLRASILPKIVSSAEVYGNISDSLGLPLSGVPIAGIVGDQQAALVGNKCLKKGQAKCTYGTGAFVLFNTGEDIVRSNYGLISTVAFQAGPNSKPIYALEGSIAVAGSAIKWLRDQMTLIEESAEMDILAGSVSDTGGVYFVTAFSGLLAPYWDREAAGTIIGLTGYTTSAHIARATLEAVCFQTRAVLDVIEKESGSRLDTLKVDGGVTNSDLAMQLQANIGGFNVARPSMRESTALGSALLAAHALGLFGWDLTRPETLSEVNTAGVHTFEPELEEKVRLKKIKGWNKAVDRAKKWHDIEDEDEEEEYENDVGYTRIAGSA; encoded by the exons atggagaagaagctcgacGAGGAGGGCCTAGAAATAGATGACGACGAGGCGGACGAGATCAATCAAAACTCTGATATAGTGCCAGACGAAGTTAACATGGGGACTGGTACGCAAGAGGCAGCCTTCGGGGAGAAAGGTGACGTTGTAGATGGCGATGCCAGTATAACCGGCAAAATTGGAAAAGCGATGGAGGGGCTCGGTCTGTCGGGCAGAGgtaaagatggaaaggcgAAAAAGCGCagaaagggcaaggaaggtCTGGTGGACGT TACTGGTATTCCTCTCTCTACCTACTTTTCTGCCATCAAACTTCGATGGATGTTGGATCATCAGAAGGCTGTACGAATCGCCCACGAAGCTGATGATCTCATGTTCGGCACCGTCGATACTTGGCTTGTCTAT AACTTGACCGGTGCCAGGAATGGCGGTCTCCATATTATGGATGTTACCAATGCCTCTCGAACGCTCCTTATCTCTCTTAAAACACTTCAGTGGcaccctcctctccttcgcTTCTTTGGCCTTCGGGCTTCGATCCTTCCCAAGATTGTATCTTCGGCTGAGGTGTACGGCAATATTTCTGATTCACTTGGGTTGCCACTTTCCGGTGTTCCAATTGCCGGTATTGTTGGTGATCAGCAGGCGGCGCTGGTTGGTAACAAatgtttgaagaagggccAGGCCAAGTGCACTTATGGTACTGGTGCTTTCGTCTTATTCAATACTGGCGAAGACATTGTCAGGAGTAACTACGGTCTAATTTCTACCGTAGCCTTTCAAGCAGGTCCGAACAGTAAGCCTATTTATGCATTGGAAGGTTCTATTGCTGTGGCTGGATCGGCCATAAAATG GCTTCGAGACCAAATGACCCTCATTGAAGAATCTGCGGAGATGGATATCCTTGCTGGATCAGTGTCAGACACTGGAGGTGTCTATTTTGTTACCGCCTTCTCTGGTCTTCTTGCGCCGTACTGGGATCGTGAAGCTGCCGGTACTATCATCGGTCTTACAGGATACACAACTTCTGCCCACATTGCTCGGGCCACCCTTGAGGCCGTGTGTTTCCAAACTCGCGCAGTTTTAGATGTcattgagaaggagagtggTAGCAGGCTTGATACACTCAAGGTTGATGGTGGTGTGACCAATTCAGATTTGGCTATGCAGTTGCAGGCTAACATCGGTGGCTTCAACGTTGCACGACCTTCGATGCGCGAGTCTACCGCGCTTGGTTCCGCCTTGCTAGCCGCTCATGCTCTTGGCCTGTTTGGTTGGGATTTAACCCGTCCAGAAACCCTCAGTGAGGTGAACACCGCTGGTGTCCACACCTTCGAGCCCgagttggaggagaaagtcagactgaagaagattaaGGGATGGAATAAGGCTGTTGACAGGGCCAAGAAATGGCATGacattgaggatgaggacgaagaggaagaatacGAAAACGATGTCGGATACACAAGGATCGCGGGTTCGGCTTAA